In Nitrospira sp., one genomic interval encodes:
- a CDS encoding NAD(P)-dependent oxidoreductase, with amino-acid sequence MSDRHLTAPRLVAPAYTRVGWIGTGVMGAPMCTHLHEAGYGITLYTRSRSKASTIPAQGAVWAGSPAAVAAQTDVVITIVGFPQDVHEVYFGARGLLNAARPGMVFIDMTTTDPSLAKQIAEAAQERGAYAVDAPVSGGDVGARQATLSIMVGGAAPAVQAVMPLFECLGKKIVHQGGPGAGQHTKLCNQIVIAGTMIGVCESLLYGVQAGLQLDRMLKSIRGGAAACWTLDHLAPRILARNFDPGFFVEHFIKDMGIALEEARRRGLTLPGLALAHQLYEKVTALGHGRSGTHALMLALEALSQKSPDGRPAAP; translated from the coding sequence ATGAGCGATCGGCACCTCACCGCCCCCAGGCTCGTCGCGCCGGCCTACACCCGCGTAGGATGGATCGGCACCGGTGTCATGGGTGCGCCCATGTGTACCCATCTTCACGAAGCCGGGTACGGAATCACGCTCTACACCCGCAGCCGGAGCAAAGCCTCGACCATTCCGGCTCAGGGAGCGGTGTGGGCCGGCTCGCCGGCTGCGGTCGCCGCGCAGACCGACGTGGTCATCACGATAGTAGGATTTCCGCAGGATGTGCACGAAGTATATTTCGGCGCGCGGGGGCTGTTGAATGCTGCGCGCCCGGGCATGGTGTTCATCGATATGACGACCACCGACCCCTCGCTGGCCAAGCAGATCGCCGAAGCGGCGCAGGAGCGTGGCGCTTACGCCGTCGATGCGCCCGTGTCCGGCGGCGATGTCGGCGCACGCCAGGCCACGCTGTCTATCATGGTCGGCGGCGCCGCTCCGGCGGTCCAGGCCGTCATGCCGCTGTTCGAATGTCTGGGGAAAAAGATCGTACATCAGGGCGGACCCGGCGCGGGACAACATACCAAACTCTGCAACCAGATCGTGATCGCCGGGACCATGATCGGCGTCTGCGAAAGTCTGCTCTATGGGGTGCAAGCCGGCCTGCAACTGGACCGCATGCTGAAGTCGATTCGCGGTGGAGCCGCCGCCTGCTGGACGCTGGATCATCTGGCACCGCGCATTCTGGCCCGCAATTTCGACCCCGGTTTCTTCGTCGAACATTTCATCAAGGACATGGGGATCGCGCTGGAGGAAGCTCGGCGGCGTGGGCTCACCCTGCCTGGGCTGGCACTGGCCCATCAGCTGTATGAGAAGGTGACGGCGCTGGGACATGGGCGTTCAGGCACTCACGCCCTCATGCTCGCGCTCGAAGCCCTCTCACAAAAGAGTCCTGATGGTCGGCCTGCAGCGCCATGA
- a CDS encoding M20/M25/M40 family metallo-hydrolase: MRDFQRQLETYIKDVRPRYEDMLGQAVEIPSISMDPTHAPDVHRMAELAAQYLRDFGAEAQVVTTPGYPVVSGGWTVDPRYPTVTVYNHMDVQPAQEPEWKQAPFAFRKANGCYHGRGATDDKGPALAALFGARYAMEQGLPINVRFLWELEEENGSPSFSAAIKNRAAIPRPDSVIISDTIWLSKTQPAMPYGLRGLLGARLVLRTGDNDAHSGVTGGAARNPLAELMDLVHACVEVKTGHVKIPGFYDDVVEPTKAEITSFLKSGFQVTRFKRAYGFKTLRTENPAEVMRRIWAAPTFEVHGLVGGYHGPGVKTVVPGHGELKISMRLVPNQTPERVFSLLKHYVAKLNPSVKVEREGMLHPFRGVFDGPYVEAVKRAVRAGFGKAPAFIREGGSIGAVVTMQKTWKVPILFMGLSLPEHGYHAPNEYFDWGQASGGMKAFAHYFAELAVHR; the protein is encoded by the coding sequence ATGCGCGACTTTCAGCGGCAGTTGGAGACCTATATCAAGGATGTTCGCCCGCGATATGAAGACATGTTGGGTCAAGCCGTGGAGATTCCCTCCATCAGCATGGACCCGACCCATGCGCCCGACGTCCATCGCATGGCGGAGTTGGCAGCCCAGTATCTGCGGGATTTCGGGGCGGAGGCGCAAGTAGTAACGACACCGGGCTATCCGGTGGTGTCGGGAGGCTGGACGGTCGATCCTCGCTATCCGACGGTCACGGTCTACAACCATATGGACGTGCAGCCGGCCCAAGAACCGGAATGGAAGCAGGCCCCGTTCGCATTCCGCAAGGCGAACGGCTGTTATCACGGGCGCGGCGCAACGGACGACAAGGGCCCCGCGTTGGCCGCGCTGTTCGGCGCGCGGTACGCCATGGAGCAGGGGCTGCCCATCAACGTCCGGTTCTTGTGGGAATTGGAAGAAGAAAACGGTAGCCCGAGTTTTTCCGCCGCGATCAAAAACCGCGCCGCGATTCCACGGCCGGATTCGGTCATCATTTCGGACACGATTTGGCTGTCAAAGACCCAGCCTGCGATGCCCTACGGGTTGCGGGGGCTGCTCGGGGCACGATTGGTCCTCCGTACCGGCGACAACGACGCCCATTCCGGCGTCACGGGCGGCGCCGCTCGGAATCCCCTGGCCGAGTTGATGGATCTCGTGCATGCCTGCGTCGAGGTGAAAACCGGCCACGTGAAGATTCCCGGTTTCTACGATGATGTGGTCGAGCCCACCAAGGCGGAGATCACGAGTTTCCTCAAGTCAGGCTTCCAGGTGACGCGATTCAAACGGGCCTACGGGTTCAAGACGCTTCGGACGGAGAATCCGGCGGAGGTCATGCGCCGGATCTGGGCGGCCCCGACCTTCGAAGTGCATGGGCTGGTCGGCGGCTATCACGGGCCTGGGGTGAAGACGGTGGTGCCGGGCCATGGCGAACTGAAGATCAGCATGCGGCTCGTGCCGAATCAGACGCCGGAACGGGTCTTCAGCCTGCTCAAGCACTATGTGGCGAAGCTGAATCCCTCGGTGAAGGTCGAACGCGAAGGAATGTTGCATCCCTTCCGCGGCGTCTTTGACGGCCCCTACGTCGAGGCGGTCAAGCGTGCCGTACGGGCGGGGTTTGGGAAAGCCCCTGCGTTCATCCGCGAGGGCGGCTCCATCGGCGCCGTCGTGACCATGCAGAAAACGTGGAAGGTCCCGATTCTCTTCATGGGCTTGAGCTTGCCGGAACATGGGTATCACGCCCCCAACGAATATTTCGATTGGGGGCAGGCCTCGGGCGGGATGAAGGCCTTTGCGCATTACTTTGCGGAACTGGCCGTTCATCGATGA
- a CDS encoding NAD(P)-dependent alcohol dehydrogenase — MIDVQGYAAMNATSPLVPFRFARRTVRRQDVLIEIRFCGICHSDVHQARDEWGGSLFPMVPGHEIVGVVEKVGAGVTDFKVGQMVGVGCFVDSCRKCPQCKKGEEQYCEGPLTFTYNSKERDGVTPTYGGYSTKIVVDHRYLVKIPKGLNPEQAAPLLCAGITTYSPLRRWGVGKGHRLAIIGLGGLGHMAVKIGRALGAQVTVLSHSSDKQADAKRLGAHAFYATGAPETFAQLAKHFDFILDTVSAPHDLNAYLELLKTDGTMILVGVPDTPAQLGAFPLIMQRRRLVGSLIGGIRETQAMLNFCAKHKLGADVEVIPLQQVNEAYDRLVRGDVRYRFVIDLSSLK; from the coding sequence ATGATCGATGTCCAAGGCTACGCTGCCATGAACGCGACGAGTCCATTGGTCCCGTTTCGTTTTGCTCGCCGTACGGTCCGTCGACAGGACGTGCTCATCGAGATACGCTTCTGCGGCATCTGCCATTCGGACGTCCATCAAGCCCGCGATGAATGGGGCGGGTCGCTCTTCCCGATGGTGCCGGGCCATGAAATCGTCGGGGTGGTGGAGAAGGTCGGCGCCGGCGTCACGGATTTCAAGGTCGGCCAGATGGTGGGGGTCGGCTGCTTTGTCGATTCGTGCCGCAAGTGCCCCCAGTGCAAGAAGGGGGAAGAACAATACTGCGAAGGGCCTCTCACCTTCACCTACAACAGCAAGGAGCGCGACGGCGTCACACCGACCTACGGCGGTTACTCCACGAAAATCGTGGTCGATCACCGCTACCTCGTGAAGATCCCCAAGGGATTGAACCCGGAGCAGGCGGCGCCCCTCCTCTGCGCCGGTATCACGACCTATTCTCCGCTACGCCGGTGGGGCGTCGGGAAAGGACATCGTCTGGCGATCATCGGGCTGGGCGGCTTGGGGCATATGGCCGTGAAAATCGGCAGGGCCCTGGGCGCACAGGTCACCGTGTTGAGCCACTCGTCCGACAAACAGGCCGACGCCAAGCGCCTGGGAGCGCATGCCTTTTATGCGACCGGTGCGCCCGAGACCTTCGCGCAGTTGGCCAAGCATTTTGATTTCATCCTCGACACCGTCTCTGCCCCCCATGATCTCAATGCCTATTTGGAATTGCTCAAGACCGACGGGACGATGATCTTGGTCGGCGTGCCGGATACGCCGGCTCAGCTTGGAGCCTTCCCCTTGATCATGCAGCGGCGGCGCCTGGTCGGATCGTTGATCGGCGGCATCCGCGAGACCCAAGCCATGTTGAATTTTTGTGCCAAGCACAAGCTCGGCGCGGACGTCGAAGTGATCCCCCTCCAGCAAGTCAACGAGGCTTACGATCGGCTGGTGCGTGGGGACGTGCGCTACCGCTTCGTCATCGACCTCAGTTCTCTGAAGTAA
- a CDS encoding cytochrome c — MTQFRRSRKAPFDRSRGLLVLLLTGTAAGLVLAQSLDSHNGGQALYERHCLKCHGPTGKGDGPKAPFLSPRPGNLVSAGTSAKTDRELLRTIAQGKSRTSMPPWEGVLSAEEQQAVLQYIRSLVRFSRPGTPPPPSP, encoded by the coding sequence ATCACCCAGTTCCGCCGCTCCCGGAAGGCGCCATTCGATCGGTCACGTGGCCTGCTCGTCCTTCTACTGACCGGCACGGCAGCCGGGCTGGTTCTTGCGCAATCTCTCGACAGCCACAACGGTGGCCAAGCACTTTATGAGCGCCATTGCCTGAAGTGCCACGGCCCAACCGGCAAGGGCGACGGCCCGAAGGCGCCGTTTCTTTCTCCTCGACCGGGCAACCTGGTCTCCGCCGGAACGTCTGCCAAGACCGATCGCGAATTGTTGCGCACCATCGCCCAGGGGAAATCGCGCACTTCCATGCCGCCCTGGGAAGGCGTGCTCTCAGCGGAAGAGCAGCAGGCGGTGCTGCAGTACATCCGCTCGCTGGTCCGATTCAGCCGTCCGGGGACGCCGCCACCGCCCAGTCCTTGA
- a CDS encoding zf-HC2 domain-containing protein, producing the protein MADRVRTYSGTRKPTPHQHHGKRNCVKILQRLSAYLDDELSGDVCNEIRAHLGDCPNCEVFLDSLRQTVRLCQHRPSPALSSRDRANLRREILKAATSA; encoded by the coding sequence ATGGCCGATCGCGTTCGCACATACTCAGGCACGAGAAAGCCCACCCCTCACCAGCACCATGGGAAACGGAACTGCGTCAAGATCCTGCAGCGGTTGTCGGCCTACCTGGATGACGAACTGTCCGGCGACGTCTGCAACGAGATTCGCGCTCACCTCGGCGATTGCCCGAACTGCGAGGTCTTTCTCGACTCCTTGCGCCAGACGGTCCGCTTATGTCAGCACCGCCCGTCCCCTGCGCTCTCTTCACGGGATCGTGCCAACCTGCGTCGAGAGATCCTCAAGGCGGCGACTTCGGCCTAA
- a CDS encoding RNA polymerase sigma factor, producing MASHLKDRAEPADGHLLPSQTGGTFDQLYRDHVDVMYRFAYRLCGEAEAAKDLVQETFLNAYRAYDRFRGDAQVSTWLYAIASHACLRMRRKRKGEPERELSLEEFIPTSEGELTLQVPVEGMSPQEALENKELRHILDRAIAKLPPKYRMVLVLRDMEGLSAKEVGSIVGLNERAVKSRLHRARLFVRKELSAKGIDGQQPHGAHTRHG from the coding sequence ATGGCTTCCCACCTCAAAGATCGGGCGGAGCCGGCAGACGGGCACCTGCTGCCTTCTCAAACAGGCGGCACCTTCGATCAGCTGTATCGTGATCACGTCGACGTAATGTACCGCTTCGCCTATCGTCTCTGCGGAGAAGCCGAAGCGGCCAAGGATTTGGTCCAGGAAACCTTCCTCAACGCCTATAGAGCCTACGACCGGTTTCGCGGCGACGCACAGGTGTCGACCTGGCTCTACGCCATTGCCTCCCACGCTTGCCTGCGCATGCGCCGGAAACGCAAGGGAGAGCCGGAACGGGAGCTCTCCTTGGAGGAATTTATCCCGACATCTGAAGGTGAGCTGACCCTGCAAGTGCCGGTGGAAGGCATGAGCCCCCAGGAGGCGCTGGAAAATAAGGAACTGCGCCACATTCTCGATCGGGCCATCGCAAAGTTGCCGCCGAAATACCGCATGGTGTTGGTGCTCCGCGACATGGAGGGCCTGAGCGCGAAGGAGGTCGGCAGCATCGTCGGTCTGAACGAGCGCGCCGTCAAGTCGCGGCTACATCGAGCCCGACTATTCGTACGAAAGGAACTCAGCGCCAAGGGTATCGACGGACAACAGCCACACGGGGCTCACACTCGGCACGGATAG